One segment of Microbacterium arborescens DNA contains the following:
- the rsmA gene encoding 16S rRNA (adenine(1518)-N(6)/adenine(1519)-N(6))-dimethyltransferase RsmA: protein MPVTLLGAAEIRALAAELDVTPTKKLGQNFVVDANTVRKIVHAARVQPDERVVEIGPGLGSLTLAILETGARVTAVEIDHRLAAHLPVTAARHGVADDALTVVDADAMRVTELPGEPTVLVANLPYNVSVPVLLHFLETFPYLQRGVVMVQAEVAERLAAAPGSKIYGSPSAKAAWYGSWRLAGTVSRQVFWPVPNVDSLLVAFERDTDARGDEALRRRTFQIIDAAFGQRRKMLRQAVSPLFGGTAASASAALEAAGIDPTLRGEQLTIDDFVRLAASVH from the coding sequence ATGCCTGTGACCCTCCTCGGTGCCGCCGAGATCCGCGCCCTCGCGGCCGAACTCGACGTGACTCCCACGAAGAAGCTCGGGCAGAACTTCGTCGTCGACGCCAACACGGTACGCAAGATCGTCCACGCGGCACGCGTTCAGCCCGACGAACGCGTCGTCGAGATCGGGCCGGGCCTGGGGTCGCTGACCCTGGCGATCCTCGAAACCGGTGCCCGCGTCACGGCGGTCGAGATCGATCACCGCCTCGCCGCGCACCTCCCGGTCACCGCCGCCAGACACGGTGTCGCCGACGACGCGCTCACGGTCGTCGACGCCGATGCCATGCGGGTGACCGAGCTGCCAGGCGAGCCGACCGTGCTGGTCGCGAACCTGCCGTACAACGTCAGTGTGCCCGTGCTGCTGCACTTCCTCGAGACCTTCCCCTACCTCCAGCGCGGCGTCGTCATGGTGCAGGCCGAGGTCGCAGAACGCCTCGCCGCCGCGCCCGGCTCGAAGATCTACGGCTCGCCGAGCGCGAAGGCCGCGTGGTACGGGTCATGGCGTCTGGCCGGCACGGTCTCGCGGCAGGTGTTCTGGCCCGTCCCGAACGTCGACAGCCTGCTGGTCGCCTTCGAACGCGACACCGACGCGCGCGGCGACGAAGCCCTCCGCCGGCGCACGTTCCAGATCATCGACGCGGCTTTCGGCCAGCGACGCAAGATGCTCCGCCAGGCCGTCTCGCCGCTGTTCGGCGGTACCGCGGCATCGGCGTCTGCGGCGCTCGAGGCCGCCGGGATCGACCCGACGCTGCGCGGCGAACAGCTCACGATCGACGATTTCGTGCGGTTGGCGGCATCCGTTCACTGA
- the hemL gene encoding glutamate-1-semialdehyde 2,1-aminomutase → MSRNDELFDRARAVIPGGVNSPVRAFGSVGGTPRFYVSASGPYVTDADGRDYVDLVASWGPALVGHAHPGVIDAVVDAARRGLSFGASTPAETELAEEIRRRVPIAEKIRLVSTGTEATMTAIRLARGATGRDLLVKFSGHYHGHSDGLLAQAGSGLATLALPGSAGVPAPIAAQTLVVPYNDEAALEAVFAEHGANIAAVITEAAGANMGVVPPAPGFTTFLRELTNRHGALLISDEVLTGFRSGPSGYWGVLRQAGEDIAPDLLTFGKVVGGGLPVAALAGRAEIMDLLAPLGPVYQAGTLSGNPVAVAAGLATLRLADAGVYDRISRAADTVSVAASAALDAAGVPHVVQRAGTLFSVFFGAAVVAGVPDYETATRQDAGAYAAFFHAMLDAGVSLPPSAFEAWFLTAAHDDVALGRILEALPGAARAAAAASADS, encoded by the coding sequence ATGAGCCGCAACGACGAACTGTTCGATCGGGCCCGAGCCGTCATCCCCGGTGGTGTGAACTCGCCGGTCCGCGCCTTCGGCTCGGTCGGCGGCACACCGCGCTTCTACGTCTCGGCGAGCGGACCATACGTCACCGACGCGGACGGGCGCGACTACGTCGACCTCGTCGCGAGCTGGGGACCCGCTCTGGTGGGCCACGCGCATCCCGGGGTCATCGATGCCGTCGTCGACGCCGCTCGTCGCGGACTGTCGTTCGGCGCCTCGACCCCCGCCGAGACGGAGCTGGCCGAGGAGATCCGCCGCCGCGTGCCGATCGCCGAGAAGATCCGCCTCGTCTCCACCGGCACGGAGGCGACGATGACCGCTATCCGGCTCGCCCGCGGTGCCACCGGGCGTGATCTGCTGGTGAAGTTCTCGGGGCACTACCACGGGCATTCCGACGGACTGCTCGCGCAGGCGGGCTCGGGACTCGCGACCCTCGCGCTCCCGGGCTCGGCCGGGGTCCCGGCGCCGATCGCCGCGCAGACGCTGGTGGTGCCCTACAACGACGAGGCGGCCCTCGAGGCGGTCTTCGCCGAGCACGGTGCGAACATCGCCGCGGTGATCACCGAGGCCGCGGGCGCGAACATGGGTGTCGTCCCACCCGCCCCGGGCTTCACGACGTTCCTCCGCGAGCTGACGAACCGCCACGGCGCGCTGCTCATCAGCGACGAGGTGCTCACCGGATTCCGCTCCGGCCCGTCGGGCTACTGGGGCGTCCTGCGCCAGGCGGGGGAGGACATCGCGCCCGACCTGCTGACCTTCGGCAAGGTGGTCGGCGGGGGCCTCCCCGTGGCCGCTCTCGCCGGTCGTGCCGAGATCATGGACCTGCTCGCACCCCTGGGCCCGGTGTACCAGGCCGGCACGCTCTCGGGTAACCCTGTCGCGGTCGCCGCGGGTCTCGCCACCCTCCGCCTCGCCGACGCCGGGGTGTACGACCGCATCTCACGCGCGGCTGACACCGTCTCGGTGGCGGCATCCGCGGCGCTCGACGCCGCGGGCGTGCCGCACGTCGTCCAGCGTGCCGGAACGCTCTTCAGCGTCTTCTTCGGTGCCGCCGTCGTCGCCGGCGTACCCGACTACGAGACGGCGACGCGTCAGGATGCCGGCGCCTACGCCGCCTTCTTCCACGCGATGCTCGACGCGGGGGTGTCGCTTCCGCCCTCGGCCTTCGAGGCGTGGTTCCTCACCGCGGCACACGACGACGTCGCTCTCGGGCGCATCCTCGAGGCGCTGCCGGGCGCCGCACGAGCAGCTGCCGCCGCGTCCGCAGACAGCTGA
- the hemB gene encoding porphobilinogen synthase, whose translation MSTFPERRLRRTRRTPAMRRLSTEHHLVAAQLVLPVFVKEGIDEALPIASMPGVMQHPLEAIAGVVTDAADAGVGGIMLFGVPAVRDAEGSGAVAEDGILNRAIRVARDAAQGRITVQADLCLDEFTDHGHCGLLAADGSVDNDATLEVYAQMALAQARAGAEVLGLSGMMDGQVAVIRGALDAAGHTDVALLAYSAKYASAYYGPFRDAVESTLQGDRRTYQLDPANGREGVAEAMQDIAEGADYVMVKPAGPYLDVLARVADAATVPVWAYQVSGEYAMIELAARAGAIDRERTIAESLVGIRRAGADVILTYWAREVADWIRAGKDFA comes from the coding sequence ATGAGCACCTTCCCCGAGCGTCGCCTGCGCCGCACGCGTCGCACTCCCGCGATGCGCCGGCTCTCGACCGAGCACCACCTCGTCGCCGCGCAGCTCGTGCTGCCCGTCTTCGTGAAGGAGGGCATCGACGAGGCGCTGCCGATCGCGAGCATGCCCGGCGTCATGCAGCATCCGCTCGAGGCGATCGCCGGCGTCGTGACGGATGCCGCGGACGCGGGCGTCGGCGGCATCATGCTGTTCGGCGTGCCCGCCGTCCGCGACGCCGAGGGATCGGGCGCGGTCGCCGAGGACGGCATCCTCAACCGCGCCATCCGGGTCGCGCGCGATGCCGCGCAGGGGCGCATCACGGTGCAGGCGGACCTCTGCCTCGACGAGTTCACCGACCACGGCCACTGCGGTCTGCTCGCCGCCGACGGCTCGGTCGACAACGACGCCACCCTCGAGGTCTACGCGCAGATGGCGCTGGCTCAGGCCCGGGCGGGCGCGGAAGTGCTCGGGCTCTCGGGGATGATGGACGGTCAGGTCGCGGTCATCCGTGGCGCGCTCGACGCGGCCGGGCACACCGACGTCGCACTCCTGGCCTATTCGGCGAAGTACGCCTCGGCGTACTACGGGCCGTTCCGCGACGCCGTCGAGTCGACCCTGCAGGGCGACCGCCGCACGTACCAGCTCGACCCCGCCAACGGCCGCGAGGGCGTCGCCGAGGCCATGCAGGACATCGCCGAGGGCGCCGACTACGTCATGGTCAAGCCCGCAGGCCCCTACCTCGACGTGCTGGCGCGCGTCGCCGACGCCGCCACCGTGCCCGTGTGGGCTTACCAGGTGTCGGGGGAGTACGCGATGATCGAGCTCGCCGCGCGTGCCGGCGCGATCGATCGCGAGCGCACGATCGCGGAATCCCTCGTGGGCATCCGCCGGGCCGGCGCCGATGTCATCCTCACCTACTGGGCCCGTGAGGTGGCCGACTGGATCCGCGCCGGAAAGGACTTCGCATGA
- a CDS encoding uroporphyrinogen-III synthase produces MTGGLRGRRILIPRGGAWGDRVRDEVERRGATGVIAPLIESRPPRDLAARDAAFARLAAGEYAWVFITSAATVEQLVAQRVSIPIGTRIAAVGRPTARAVADAGFEVEFVPVGTSSATNMIAQWCAGRSPRSTGRCLVLRSDLAMAVISDELELQGYEVDVCIAYRTVGVDLTPEIADEVRTGAIDTVLLTSLSVGRELRRQVGIPGPEVFIASIGPGTTRDAEKLGYTVHHTAHSQSVDALIAELDARPAPEDSP; encoded by the coding sequence ATGACCGGCGGTCTGCGCGGACGGCGCATCCTGATCCCTCGCGGCGGAGCGTGGGGTGACCGCGTGCGCGACGAGGTCGAGCGACGCGGCGCGACGGGTGTGATCGCCCCGCTCATCGAGTCGCGGCCCCCGCGCGACCTCGCAGCCCGTGACGCCGCGTTCGCCCGCTTGGCGGCGGGCGAGTACGCCTGGGTGTTCATCACAAGCGCCGCCACCGTCGAGCAGCTGGTCGCGCAGCGCGTGAGCATTCCGATCGGCACCCGCATCGCCGCGGTCGGGCGACCGACCGCGCGCGCCGTCGCCGACGCGGGCTTCGAGGTCGAGTTCGTTCCCGTCGGCACTTCGTCTGCGACGAACATGATCGCGCAGTGGTGCGCCGGTCGCTCACCGCGATCGACGGGACGCTGCCTCGTGCTCCGCTCCGACCTCGCGATGGCTGTCATCAGCGACGAGCTCGAGCTCCAGGGCTACGAGGTCGACGTCTGCATCGCGTACCGGACGGTGGGGGTCGACCTGACCCCCGAGATCGCCGACGAGGTGCGCACCGGAGCGATCGACACCGTGCTCCTGACGTCGCTCAGCGTCGGCCGCGAGCTCCGCCGCCAGGTCGGCATCCCCGGACCCGAGGTGTTCATCGCCTCGATCGGCCCGGGAACCACGCGTGACGCCGAGAAGCTCGGCTACACCGTGCACCACACCGCACACTCGCAGAGCGTCGACGCCCTCATCGCAGAGCTCGACGCGCGACCCGCACCAGAGGATTCCCCATGA
- the hemC gene encoding hydroxymethylbilane synthase — MTAAAPDVDRSTEPVLRLGTRASLLATTQSRHVADAITAATGIAVELVEITTDGDVLTGSLAQMGGTGVFATALREALLRGDCDLVVHSMKDLPTAPYPGLTIGAVPPRAPQRDVLCGPIAEATLDGLPEGAVVGTGSPRRVAQVLRRRPDLRVRDIRGNIDTRLRKMRDGEYDAIVLAEAGLRRIERDAAIGEVFPLDRWPTSAGQGALAVEIRTADVDGPIGRSVARVDDVESSSRALLERAVLRRLEAGCAAPVGISVTGLAAESVFVAEVYAPDGERTVRAQRALHADLTSDDARESVAADVVAELLDGGAADIADLPGTSR, encoded by the coding sequence GTGACAGCCGCCGCACCCGACGTCGACAGGTCGACCGAGCCGGTCCTGCGCCTGGGAACACGCGCGAGCCTGCTCGCGACGACCCAGTCGCGGCATGTCGCCGACGCGATCACGGCGGCGACCGGAATCGCCGTCGAACTCGTCGAGATCACGACGGACGGCGACGTCCTGACCGGCTCGCTCGCCCAGATGGGCGGAACCGGGGTCTTCGCCACGGCGCTGCGTGAGGCGCTCCTCCGCGGCGACTGCGACCTCGTCGTGCACTCGATGAAGGATCTGCCCACCGCGCCGTATCCGGGGCTGACGATCGGCGCCGTCCCGCCGCGGGCGCCGCAGCGGGACGTCCTGTGCGGCCCCATCGCCGAGGCGACCCTCGATGGGCTGCCCGAGGGCGCGGTCGTCGGCACCGGTTCGCCCCGACGCGTCGCCCAGGTGCTGCGTCGCCGGCCCGACCTGCGGGTCCGCGACATCCGCGGCAACATCGACACGCGTCTGCGCAAGATGCGCGACGGCGAGTACGACGCGATCGTCCTCGCCGAGGCGGGGCTGCGGCGGATCGAGCGCGACGCGGCCATCGGCGAGGTCTTCCCCCTCGACCGCTGGCCGACCTCGGCCGGGCAGGGGGCCCTGGCGGTCGAGATCCGCACCGCCGATGTCGACGGACCCATCGGGCGTTCCGTCGCCCGGGTCGACGACGTCGAATCGTCGTCGCGGGCCCTTCTCGAGCGTGCGGTCCTGCGCCGCCTGGAGGCCGGATGCGCCGCCCCGGTCGGCATCTCCGTCACCGGGCTGGCGGCCGAATCCGTCTTCGTCGCCGAGGTCTACGCCCCCGATGGCGAGCGCACGGTGCGCGCGCAGCGTGCTCTGCACGCCGACCTGACCTCGGACGACGCGCGCGAGTCGGTGGCCGCCGACGTCGTGGCCGAACTGCTGGACGGCGGTGCTGCGGACATCGCCGATCTGCCGGGGACGAGCCGATGA
- a CDS encoding ferrochelatase, with protein MSANEFRPKPPRAQSAPPCAPGCAVPAAGPASCGGAPHVSEPTSYDALLLLGFGGPEGQDDVLPFLRNVTAGRGIPDERLEEVAHHYRHFGGVSPINQHNRELKAALEAEIAARGLGLPVYWGNRNWMPYVDDALRELHADGHRRVIAIATSAYSSYSSCRQYREDLADAMEATSLAGEIEIDKVRQFFDHPGFVAPFVDGIREGLAKVRERGIADADIEILFSTHSIPNSDADRSGPPERGFGPGGAYVAQHTAVAEAIVAELGTTSPWQLVFQSRSGPPSVPWLEPDINDAIAELPAAGRKAVLIVPLGFVSDHMEVLWDLDTEAMETAEEHGLFAVRTASPSTHPAYVAGLVDLVEERLNGTPVEERPAVTSLGPWYDVCRPGCCENKRLGFQPALAGVAP; from the coding sequence ATGAGCGCGAACGAGTTCCGACCCAAGCCGCCGCGCGCGCAGAGCGCGCCGCCGTGCGCCCCGGGCTGCGCGGTCCCCGCGGCGGGCCCCGCCTCATGCGGGGGAGCGCCGCACGTGAGCGAGCCCACGTCGTACGACGCGCTGCTGCTGCTCGGTTTCGGTGGGCCGGAGGGGCAGGACGACGTCCTGCCGTTCCTCCGCAACGTCACCGCGGGGCGCGGTATCCCGGATGAGCGCCTCGAAGAGGTCGCCCACCACTACCGTCACTTCGGCGGAGTCTCGCCCATCAACCAGCACAACCGCGAGCTGAAGGCCGCGCTCGAGGCGGAGATCGCCGCGCGCGGGCTCGGGCTTCCGGTCTACTGGGGCAACCGCAACTGGATGCCGTACGTCGACGACGCGCTGCGCGAGCTGCACGCCGACGGACACCGGCGCGTCATCGCGATCGCGACCAGCGCCTACAGCTCGTACTCGTCGTGCCGCCAGTATCGCGAAGACCTGGCCGACGCGATGGAGGCGACGAGCCTGGCGGGCGAGATCGAGATCGACAAGGTGCGGCAGTTCTTCGACCACCCCGGGTTCGTCGCCCCGTTCGTCGACGGGATCCGCGAGGGTCTGGCGAAGGTGCGCGAGCGCGGCATCGCCGACGCCGACATCGAGATCCTCTTCTCGACGCACTCGATCCCCAACTCCGACGCCGACCGTTCCGGCCCGCCCGAGCGCGGCTTCGGCCCCGGAGGCGCATATGTCGCGCAGCACACCGCGGTGGCCGAGGCGATCGTGGCCGAGCTCGGCACGACGAGCCCCTGGCAGCTGGTGTTCCAGAGCCGCTCCGGCCCGCCGTCCGTGCCGTGGCTCGAGCCCGACATCAACGACGCGATCGCGGAGCTTCCCGCCGCCGGCCGCAAGGCCGTGCTCATCGTGCCGCTCGGATTCGTCAGCGACCACATGGAAGTGCTGTGGGACCTCGACACCGAGGCGATGGAGACGGCCGAGGAGCACGGTCTGTTCGCCGTTCGCACCGCCTCGCCGAGCACGCACCCGGCCTACGTCGCGGGTCTGGTCGACCTCGTGGAAGAGCGACTGAACGGAACGCCGGTCGAGGAGCGCCCTGCGGTGACGTCGTTGGGCCCGTGGTACGACGTGTGCCGGCCGGGATGCTGCGAGAACAAGCGGCTGGGCTTCCAGCCTGCGCTCGCGGGGGTGGCGCCGTGA
- the hemQ gene encoding hydrogen peroxide-dependent heme synthase, with product MTEQVPLGYTLFAILAGPRPRPQAPTDADLAELERVVGGLPGAGVTVRGLYDVTGMRAGADLMVWLHTAPGSDDDPAALQRALRELRRTAALAAFDLEWSAMGVHREAEFNKRHVPGYLRGEHAREWLCLYPFVRSYEWYLLPEEERSAMLAQHGRRGAKFSDVIANTVSTFALSDYEWLLPLESDELISLVDLMRDLRATDARRHVREEVPFYTGRRVEVSELAEVLS from the coding sequence ATGACCGAACAGGTTCCACTCGGTTACACGCTCTTCGCGATCCTCGCCGGCCCCCGCCCGCGCCCGCAGGCTCCCACCGATGCCGACCTCGCCGAGCTCGAGCGCGTCGTGGGCGGACTGCCCGGCGCCGGTGTGACGGTGCGCGGTCTGTACGACGTCACCGGCATGCGGGCAGGCGCCGACCTGATGGTCTGGCTGCACACCGCTCCCGGCTCCGACGACGACCCGGCGGCGCTGCAGCGCGCGCTGCGCGAGCTGCGCCGCACAGCGGCGCTGGCCGCCTTCGACCTCGAATGGAGCGCGATGGGCGTGCACCGCGAGGCGGAGTTCAACAAGCGTCACGTCCCCGGCTATCTCCGCGGCGAGCACGCCCGCGAGTGGCTGTGCCTCTACCCGTTCGTGCGCAGCTACGAGTGGTACCTGCTTCCCGAGGAAGAGCGCTCGGCGATGCTCGCCCAGCACGGCCGCCGCGGCGCGAAGTTCTCGGACGTCATCGCGAACACGGTCTCGACCTTCGCCCTCAGCGACTACGAGTGGCTGCTGCCCCTCGAGAGCGACGAGCTGATCAGCCTCGTCGACCTCATGCGCGATCTGCGCGCCACCGATGCGCGGCGACACGTCCGCGAAGAGGTCCCCTTCTACACCGGCCGACGCGTCGAGGTGTCCGAACTGGCGGAGGTGCTGTCCTGA
- a CDS encoding protoporphyrinogen/coproporphyrinogen oxidase → MAIGVTVETDVIVVGAGIAGLVVALEAVTAGARVMVVESDDQIGGMLRRGRIAGIDVDLGAESFAKRTDAVPRLIADYALPLEVVAPRSGPAHLVSQHGVGLPGPRWSRLPLPRRTVIGIPADPLAPDVVAIIGARAAERAAAEMLDAPIDPTASLADVVEERLGAGLVRDLVDPLCRSIYSQPAAAVPLPRLHPKMWAAFERTGSLLAAAAEVAPNAPGGTAVGGISGGMWRLADAVAALAVERGAVIRTGAAVAHLVAERVSGATVTLADGATIRAGVVVIATGPRGAATLLGQDSGAIDAAATAPIQPAVRLLTAAVTAPDLAAEPVGSGVIVAPDARTAAKALTHIDAKWAWAREALPEGTHLVRLSARADDTAGLDSAGAVAREISHLTGARVDRADIGEVITTRWRDAVVPAESDAWTATVVDAAARGIHVTGAVAAGTGLASVIPHARALAHELLADSSVRKDFR, encoded by the coding sequence GTGGCGATCGGCGTGACCGTCGAGACCGACGTCATCGTCGTCGGGGCCGGTATCGCCGGACTCGTCGTCGCGCTCGAGGCCGTCACCGCGGGTGCGCGGGTCATGGTCGTCGAGTCCGATGACCAGATCGGCGGGATGCTGCGCCGCGGACGCATCGCCGGCATCGACGTCGACCTGGGCGCGGAGTCGTTCGCCAAGCGCACCGACGCGGTGCCGCGACTCATCGCCGACTACGCGCTGCCGCTCGAGGTCGTCGCGCCACGGTCGGGTCCGGCCCATCTGGTCTCGCAGCACGGCGTCGGACTGCCCGGCCCCCGCTGGAGTCGACTGCCGCTGCCGCGACGAACGGTCATCGGCATCCCTGCCGACCCTCTCGCCCCCGACGTCGTCGCGATCATCGGCGCCCGCGCGGCCGAGCGGGCCGCGGCCGAGATGCTCGACGCGCCGATCGACCCGACCGCGTCGCTCGCGGATGTCGTCGAGGAGCGCCTCGGCGCGGGGCTCGTCCGCGACCTGGTCGATCCGCTGTGCCGCAGCATCTACTCGCAGCCGGCCGCGGCGGTTCCGCTGCCGCGGCTCCACCCGAAGATGTGGGCGGCGTTCGAGCGCACCGGCTCGTTGCTCGCCGCAGCGGCGGAGGTCGCCCCGAACGCTCCCGGTGGCACCGCGGTCGGCGGGATCTCGGGCGGCATGTGGCGGCTCGCCGATGCGGTCGCGGCTCTCGCCGTCGAGCGCGGCGCGGTGATCCGCACCGGTGCGGCCGTGGCGCACCTCGTCGCCGAACGCGTGTCCGGCGCGACGGTGACGCTCGCCGACGGCGCGACCATCCGCGCCGGCGTGGTCGTGATCGCGACCGGCCCGCGTGGCGCGGCGACCCTGCTCGGGCAGGACAGCGGCGCGATCGACGCGGCGGCGACCGCGCCGATCCAGCCAGCCGTCCGCCTGCTCACCGCGGCCGTCACCGCGCCCGACCTCGCAGCAGAACCCGTCGGATCGGGCGTCATCGTCGCGCCCGACGCGCGCACCGCCGCCAAGGCACTCACCCACATCGACGCGAAATGGGCCTGGGCCCGAGAAGCACTGCCGGAGGGGACCCACCTCGTCCGCCTGTCGGCGCGAGCCGACGACACCGCGGGTCTCGACTCCGCTGGGGCCGTGGCACGCGAGATCTCGCACCTCACCGGTGCGCGCGTCGACCGGGCCGACATCGGTGAGGTCATCACGACCCGATGGCGCGACGCCGTGGTCCCGGCCGAGTCCGACGCGTGGACCGCGACGGTGGTGGATGCCGCGGCGCGCGGCATCCACGTCACCGGAGCCGTCGCCGCCGGAACGGGTCTCGCATCCGTCATCCCGCATGCCCGCGCTCTCGCGCACGAACTTCTCGCCGATTCCTCCGTTCGAAAGGACTTCCGATGA
- the hemE gene encoding uroporphyrinogen decarboxylase, with amino-acid sequence MRQAGRSLPEYRALRSQGSMLDACLTPELASEITLQPVRRHGVDAAIFFSDIIIPLAILGIEVEIVAGRGPVFAHPLRTAADIARAVEIDPRLVRERGEAIARAVELTTGMLAEESESRGEPLPLIGFAGAPFTLAAYLVEGGPSKDHLAARRLIHEDPAAWRALTEWLARVTGEFLALQVESGASAAQLFDSWAGGLPPEDYRAAALPASAASLEAVRALPVPAGAGIDHIPLVHFGVGTGEILRDMASIGIDALGVDYRVPLDEAARRVGGDLTLQGNLDPALLFAPAEVRDAAIVRILEAGRAARAHVFNLGHGVPMEADPDAISSVVRTVHGWRSA; translated from the coding sequence ATGCGCCAGGCCGGCCGGTCGCTCCCCGAGTACCGCGCACTGCGGTCGCAGGGATCGATGCTCGACGCGTGCCTGACACCCGAGCTGGCGAGCGAGATCACGCTGCAACCGGTGCGCCGTCACGGCGTCGACGCCGCCATCTTCTTCAGCGACATCATCATTCCGCTGGCGATCCTCGGCATCGAGGTCGAGATCGTGGCCGGGCGCGGACCGGTCTTCGCGCACCCGCTGCGGACCGCGGCCGACATCGCTCGTGCGGTCGAGATCGACCCCCGTCTCGTCCGCGAGCGCGGCGAGGCCATCGCGCGCGCCGTCGAGCTGACCACGGGGATGCTGGCCGAGGAGTCGGAGTCGCGCGGCGAGCCGCTGCCGCTCATCGGCTTCGCCGGAGCCCCGTTCACCCTCGCCGCCTACCTCGTCGAGGGAGGGCCGTCGAAGGATCACTTGGCTGCCCGTCGCCTGATCCATGAAGATCCGGCCGCGTGGCGCGCCCTCACGGAGTGGCTTGCCCGGGTGACCGGCGAGTTCCTCGCATTGCAGGTCGAGTCCGGCGCCAGCGCGGCTCAACTGTTCGACTCGTGGGCGGGGGGTCTTCCCCCCGAGGACTATCGAGCCGCAGCGCTGCCGGCATCGGCTGCCTCGCTCGAGGCGGTGCGCGCCCTTCCGGTCCCGGCGGGTGCCGGCATCGATCACATCCCGCTCGTCCACTTCGGTGTCGGCACGGGGGAGATCCTGCGCGACATGGCGTCGATCGGCATCGACGCCCTCGGCGTCGACTACCGCGTGCCACTGGATGAAGCGGCCCGTCGGGTGGGCGGCGACCTCACGCTGCAGGGCAACCTCGATCCCGCGCTGCTGTTCGCCCCCGCAGAGGTGCGCGATGCCGCGATCGTCCGCATCCTCGAGGCCGGGCGCGCAGCGCGCGCCCACGTGTTCAACCTCGGCCACGGGGTGCCGATGGAAGCCGACCCCGACGCCATCAGCTCGGTCGTGCGCACCGTCCACGGGTGGCGATCGGCGTGA
- a CDS encoding glutamyl-tRNA reductase, whose product MLVALTAHQRSTPLASLERLSVIGDEVGTRLTDAHEAIQGAVVLATCNRFEAYFDLRDDADFPSTIPAMDAAMEEIAKLSDLPYRTVRETVDFAHGNKVAHHLFSVASGLDSVAVGEDEIAGQVRRALDDARRGGLTTAPLEHLFQRATETSRAVKNSTRIGESGRSLVRLALELASSRVADWSTVRVLLVGTGRYAAASLAALRDKGAVDVRVHSRSGRSRFAQREHLVAIDAEHYADEAAAADVIVTCTTTTDTYALTADEHAARRSGADRTQLIIDLGLPRNVDPALRDVPDIELLDLETIRLHAPIDEFATLDEAREIVAGAAARHAAARRVHEVAPSVVAMRGYITGILDDELERSRLRGESPQVEAALRHFSGVLLHRLIAQGHTLASSGSGAAWADAVATVFPTAADAPASAGSVPSERAPGGVEAGVGRS is encoded by the coding sequence GTGCTCGTCGCTCTCACCGCGCATCAGCGCTCCACGCCGCTCGCTTCACTCGAGCGACTCTCCGTCATCGGAGACGAAGTCGGCACCCGGTTGACAGATGCCCACGAAGCCATCCAGGGCGCCGTGGTCCTTGCGACCTGCAACCGCTTCGAGGCCTACTTCGACCTGCGCGATGACGCCGACTTCCCCTCGACGATCCCGGCCATGGACGCGGCCATGGAAGAGATCGCGAAGCTGAGCGATCTGCCCTACCGGACCGTCCGCGAGACCGTCGACTTCGCTCACGGCAACAAGGTCGCCCACCACCTGTTCTCCGTCGCATCGGGCCTCGATTCGGTCGCCGTCGGCGAGGACGAGATCGCGGGCCAGGTGCGCCGCGCGCTCGACGACGCGCGACGGGGCGGACTGACGACGGCTCCCCTCGAGCACCTCTTCCAGCGCGCGACGGAGACCTCGCGCGCCGTGAAGAACAGCACGCGCATCGGCGAATCGGGTCGCTCTCTCGTTCGCCTCGCGCTCGAGCTCGCCTCCTCTCGCGTGGCCGATTGGTCGACGGTGCGGGTGCTGCTGGTGGGCACGGGACGGTACGCCGCGGCATCCCTCGCGGCCCTGCGCGACAAGGGTGCCGTCGACGTGCGTGTGCACTCGCGCTCGGGACGCAGCCGGTTCGCGCAGCGCGAGCACCTCGTCGCCATCGACGCCGAGCACTACGCCGACGAAGCGGCGGCCGCCGACGTCATCGTCACCTGCACCACGACCACGGACACCTACGCTCTGACCGCGGACGAGCACGCCGCCCGGCGCAGCGGCGCCGATCGCACGCAGCTGATCATCGACCTGGGCCTGCCCCGCAACGTCGACCCCGCCCTGCGCGACGTCCCCGACATCGAACTGCTCGACCTCGAGACGATCCGCCTGCACGCACCGATCGACGAGTTCGCCACGCTCGACGAGGCACGCGAGATCGTCGCCGGCGCCGCCGCACGGCACGCCGCGGCCCGACGCGTGCACGAGGTCGCGCCCTCCGTCGTCGCGATGCGGGGGTACATCACCGGCATCCTCGACGACGAGCTCGAACGCTCCCGGCTGCGCGGCGAGTCGCCGCAGGTCGAGGCGGCGCTGCGGCACTTCTCCGGCGTGCTGCTGCACCGCCTCATCGCCCAGGGACACACCCTGGCCTCGTCCGGCTCGGGTGCCGCCTGGGCGGATGCCGTCGCCACGGTCTTCCCCACCGCGGCCGACGCCCCCGCATCCGCCGGCTCCGTTCCGAGCGAGCGCGCCCCGGGCGGAGTCGAAGCGGGGGTCGGTCGGTCATGA